In Halobaculum magnesiiphilum, the following proteins share a genomic window:
- a CDS encoding bifunctional 4-hydroxy-2-oxoglutarate aldolase/2-dehydro-3-deoxy-phosphogluconate aldolase, whose amino-acid sequence MSSTDAFATMRESGVVAVLRGAEPETVVDTAEALVAGGVTALEVTADTAGATDMIATLSAELGDDALVGAGTVLDSETARAAVAAGAEFVVSPSFDEGVVETCNRYGVLCAPGVMTPTEAVEASEAGAEMVKVFPAKTVGPDHVAALKGPLGQLEIMPTGGVSPDNAGEYIEAGAVCVGAGSALVDRDLVDAGDFDAITERAERFRAVIEDARE is encoded by the coding sequence ATGAGTTCCACGGACGCGTTCGCAACGATGCGGGAGTCGGGGGTCGTCGCGGTGCTGCGCGGCGCGGAGCCGGAAACCGTCGTCGACACCGCCGAGGCGCTCGTCGCCGGCGGCGTCACCGCCCTGGAGGTCACCGCCGACACCGCCGGCGCGACCGACATGATCGCCACGCTCTCGGCGGAACTGGGCGACGACGCGCTCGTCGGCGCGGGCACCGTCCTCGACAGCGAGACCGCCCGCGCGGCCGTCGCCGCCGGCGCGGAGTTCGTCGTCTCCCCCTCCTTCGACGAGGGCGTCGTGGAGACGTGCAACCGCTACGGCGTGCTGTGCGCGCCGGGCGTGATGACGCCGACGGAGGCCGTCGAGGCGTCCGAGGCCGGCGCCGAGATGGTGAAGGTGTTCCCCGCCAAGACCGTCGGCCCCGACCACGTCGCCGCGCTGAAGGGGCCGCTCGGCCAGCTGGAGATCATGCCCACCGGCGGCGTCTCCCCCGACAACGCCGGCGAGTATATCGAGGCGGGCGCCGTCTGCGTCGGCGCCGGCTCCGCGCTCGTCGACCGCGACCTCGTCGACGCCGGCGACTTCGACGCCATCACCGAGCGCGCCGAGCGGTTCCGCGCGGTGATCGAGGACGCCCGCGAGTAG
- a CDS encoding inositol monophosphatase family protein: MTDGDDRSERRGDHDAAELRDTADGRDASGAWDCAGVPTPEALAETAEAAVRAAGDYLAERFRDGGTVGEYHTDDVKAEADEAAEELVFERIREDFPTHSLHGEESGRSGDGRVEWVVDPLDGTNNYAIDYPSIASAVAARADDETLVAAIYEPLVDDCYVAVRGAGATVNGEEVTATPRDRPLDRSTVSLVVGLPALRDGDLRAEAETVRRSLSGQCKRVLETWSPCVDWGLLARGSIAGIVCAYPDPFEQEAGELLASEAGVVSASVDGYYVGAGDEETLAALVEALPASVRESVRE, translated from the coding sequence ATGACCGACGGGGACGACCGCTCCGAACGCCGCGGCGACCACGACGCCGCGGAGTTGCGGGACACGGCGGACGGCCGGGACGCGTCGGGCGCCTGGGACTGCGCCGGCGTGCCGACGCCGGAGGCGCTCGCCGAGACGGCGGAGGCGGCGGTGCGCGCGGCCGGCGACTACCTCGCCGAGCGCTTCCGCGACGGCGGCACCGTCGGCGAGTACCACACGGACGACGTGAAGGCCGAGGCCGACGAGGCCGCCGAGGAGCTGGTCTTCGAGCGGATCCGCGAGGACTTCCCGACGCACTCGCTTCACGGCGAGGAGTCCGGCCGCTCGGGCGACGGCCGGGTCGAGTGGGTCGTCGACCCGCTCGACGGGACGAACAACTACGCCATCGACTACCCGTCGATCGCGAGCGCCGTCGCGGCAAGAGCGGACGACGAGACGCTCGTCGCTGCGATCTACGAGCCGCTGGTCGACGACTGCTACGTCGCCGTCCGCGGCGCGGGCGCGACCGTGAACGGGGAGGAGGTGACGGCGACGCCGCGTGACCGGCCGCTGGACCGATCGACCGTCTCGCTCGTCGTCGGGCTGCCGGCCCTCCGCGACGGGGATCTGCGCGCGGAGGCCGAGACCGTTCGACGGTCGCTGTCCGGGCAGTGCAAGCGGGTGCTGGAGACGTGGTCGCCGTGCGTCGACTGGGGACTGCTCGCGCGCGGGAGCATCGCCGGGATCGTCTGCGCGTATCCCGACCCGTTCGAACAGGAGGCGGGCGAGCTGCTCGCGAGCGAGGCGGGCGTCGTCTCGGCGTCGGTCGACGGCTACTACGTCGGCGCCGGCGACGAGGAGACGCTCGCGGCGCTGGTCGAGGCGCTGCCGGCGTCAGTCCGGGAATCGGTCCGCGAGTGA
- a CDS encoding winged helix-turn-helix domain-containing protein — translation MGRDEHPSRRTFELLSDEIRLRIITALGDASGEDGYASLAFTDLRERTGVEDSGKFTYHLKQLLGEFVEETKTGYSLTLAGIRAYQAVIAHQSEGSVTVEPFDVPGECRTCGGDRRAWYEEGRGHVGCADCGEIQFRYPVDARHVDPADPESLLDAMHERALRDYGSMLRGICPYCGGTAVSDLRFEADHWEGTGMIDDDALVHVVCEACSWFVYANLAAALRIEEPVQAFFAARGVDIWSEYLWTDRIDWAVDSVDADPIRVRGHFAYDGDHLSIVVDGDARIVEARTVESAES, via the coding sequence GTGGGTCGAGACGAGCACCCGTCGCGCCGCACGTTCGAGCTGTTGTCCGACGAGATCAGGTTGCGTATCATCACGGCCCTCGGCGACGCCAGCGGCGAGGACGGGTACGCGTCGCTCGCGTTCACCGACCTGCGGGAGCGGACGGGCGTCGAGGACAGCGGGAAGTTCACCTACCACCTCAAGCAGTTGCTCGGCGAGTTCGTCGAGGAGACCAAAACCGGGTACAGCCTGACGCTCGCGGGGATCCGGGCGTATCAGGCCGTCATCGCCCATCAATCGGAGGGAAGCGTCACGGTCGAGCCGTTCGACGTCCCGGGTGAGTGCCGGACCTGCGGCGGCGACCGCAGGGCGTGGTACGAGGAGGGCCGGGGGCACGTCGGCTGTGCGGACTGCGGCGAGATCCAGTTCCGCTACCCGGTCGACGCGCGACACGTCGACCCCGCGGATCCGGAGTCGCTGCTCGACGCGATGCACGAGCGGGCCCTCCGCGACTACGGCTCCATGCTCCGTGGCATCTGCCCGTACTGCGGCGGGACCGCCGTATCCGACCTCCGGTTCGAGGCCGACCACTGGGAGGGGACCGGGATGATCGACGACGACGCGCTCGTCCACGTCGTCTGCGAGGCGTGTTCGTGGTTCGTCTACGCGAACCTCGCGGCCGCGCTGCGCATCGAGGAGCCGGTGCAGGCGTTCTTCGCGGCCCGCGGGGTCGACATCTGGTCGGAGTACCTGTGGACCGACCGGATCGACTGGGCCGTCGACTCGGTCGACGCCGACCCGATCCGAGTCCGCGGCCACTTCGCGTACGACGGCGACCACCTCTCTATCGTGGTCGACGGCGACGCGCGGATCGTCGAGGCGCGGACGGTGGAGTCGGCCGAATCATGA
- a CDS encoding macro domain-containing protein codes for MDFEVIQGDIADQSADALVNAAGTSLRMGSGVAGALRRTGGEELNRAAMAKGPVDLGAVAVTDAFALDADYVIHAAAMPHYGDGKATAESVRDATRNALAAADERGCESLVIPALGCGVAGFDLREGARLIAEEIRAFDPESLRDVRFVAYSDEEVETVREAVGADG; via the coding sequence ATGGACTTCGAGGTGATTCAGGGCGACATCGCCGACCAGTCCGCCGACGCGCTGGTGAACGCCGCCGGCACGAGCCTCCGGATGGGCAGCGGGGTCGCCGGCGCGCTCCGCCGCACGGGGGGCGAGGAGCTGAACCGGGCCGCGATGGCGAAGGGACCGGTCGACCTGGGCGCCGTCGCCGTCACCGATGCGTTCGCGCTCGACGCCGACTACGTGATCCACGCGGCCGCGATGCCACATTACGGCGACGGGAAGGCGACCGCCGAGAGCGTCCGCGACGCCACCCGCAACGCCCTCGCGGCCGCCGACGAGCGCGGCTGCGAGTCGCTGGTGATCCCGGCGCTCGGCTGCGGCGTCGCGGGGTTCGACCTCCGGGAGGGGGCCCGCCTCATCGCCGAGGAGATCCGCGCGTTCGACCCCGAGTCGCTCCGGGACGTGCGGTTCGTCGCGTACTCGGACGAGGAAGTCGAGACGGTGCGCGAGGCGGTCGGCGCCGACGGCTGA
- a CDS encoding VOC family protein: MSSPDGIVFFRTTSRERVVDWYRETVGCAVWLEQPGCTILERGDFRFGFCDAGGDGDDASDGGADAGDAGGGDADAATETESILTFVYPDRDGVDRMHDRVGDAAREEPHVNERYDIYQFFAADPDGRTVEFQTFLHDLPE; encoded by the coding sequence ATGAGTTCCCCCGACGGCATCGTCTTCTTCCGCACCACGAGCCGCGAGCGCGTCGTCGACTGGTACCGCGAGACGGTCGGCTGTGCGGTGTGGCTCGAACAGCCGGGCTGTACGATCCTCGAACGCGGCGACTTCCGGTTCGGGTTCTGCGACGCCGGCGGCGACGGGGACGACGCGAGTGACGGCGGCGCTGACGCCGGGGACGCGGGAGGCGGCGACGCGGACGCCGCGACGGAGACCGAGAGCATCCTCACGTTCGTCTATCCGGACCGCGACGGCGTCGACCGGATGCACGACCGCGTCGGCGACGCCGCCCGAGAGGAGCCGCACGTGAACGAGCGCTACGACATCTACCAGTTCTTCGCCGCCGATCCGGACGGCCGCACGGTGGAGTTCCAGACGTTCCTCCACGACCTGCCGGAGTGA
- a CDS encoding ABC transporter ATP-binding protein, giving the protein MNDATVVRAVDARKSYDGTVALDGVSLDVHEGEVFGLIGPNGAGKTTLVRALTGTASAEGTLELFGDPAGDSDRSRVGLLPQEFGPPERLTARELVAYYAGLYDESRPVDDVLADVGLADDADADTWYENLSGGQKRRACVATALVNDPDVLFLDEPTTGIDPAGRRALWGLIESLADGGVTVFLTSHSMEEVERLADRVGLLRDGELVAVGTPAELVADHGGPARLVVAGPVVEAGADPLREAGFTVEVGADELVLGDVSPADLADAVAALGDAGVGYESLTWTEPTLEDVYLRLTGEEFEGAATPGASAVEGTGADDAAAAGEEAAGGAAGDADPAATAEADR; this is encoded by the coding sequence ATGAACGACGCGACGGTCGTCCGCGCCGTCGACGCCCGCAAGTCCTACGACGGGACGGTCGCGCTCGACGGCGTCTCGCTCGACGTCCACGAGGGCGAGGTGTTCGGGCTCATCGGCCCGAACGGCGCGGGGAAGACGACGCTCGTGCGCGCGCTCACGGGCACCGCGAGCGCCGAGGGAACGCTCGAACTGTTCGGCGACCCCGCCGGCGACTCCGACCGCTCGCGCGTCGGCCTGCTCCCGCAGGAGTTCGGCCCGCCCGAGCGACTCACCGCCCGCGAGCTCGTCGCCTACTACGCCGGCCTGTACGACGAGTCCCGCCCCGTCGACGACGTACTCGCGGACGTGGGGCTGGCCGACGACGCCGACGCCGACACCTGGTACGAGAACCTCTCGGGGGGACAGAAACGCCGCGCGTGCGTCGCCACGGCGCTGGTGAACGACCCGGACGTGCTGTTCCTCGACGAGCCGACGACCGGCATCGACCCGGCCGGGCGGCGCGCGCTGTGGGGGCTCATCGAGTCGCTCGCCGACGGCGGCGTCACCGTGTTCCTGACGAGCCACTCCATGGAGGAGGTCGAGCGACTCGCGGATCGCGTCGGGCTGTTGCGCGACGGGGAGCTCGTCGCCGTCGGCACGCCCGCGGAGCTGGTGGCCGACCACGGCGGGCCCGCGCGCCTCGTCGTCGCCGGCCCCGTGGTCGAGGCGGGCGCGGACCCGCTTCGGGAGGCCGGCTTCACGGTCGAGGTCGGCGCCGACGAGCTCGTCCTCGGCGACGTGTCGCCCGCCGACCTGGCGGACGCGGTGGCCGCGCTCGGCGACGCCGGCGTCGGCTACGAGTCGCTCACGTGGACCGAACCGACGCTGGAGGACGTGTACCTGCGGCTCACGGGCGAGGAGTTCGAGGGGGCGGCCACGCCCGGAGCCAGCGCGGTCGAGGGGACGGGCGCCGACGACGCGGCCGCCGCGGGAGAGGAGGCAGCGGGCGGCGCCGCCGGCGACGCCGACCCGGCAGCGACCGCGGAGGCGGACCGATGA
- a CDS encoding NADH:flavin oxidoreductase, whose product MLQERQHSSVPALTEPLDVGGVTLPNRLYRAPLLEHAGNGPDAVEALIDDLEPAAEAGAGLVCQGATIVRAAGGCAAPGMTRVHDPDFVADLERLTDAIHDHGGRIAIQLEHGGLRSMETWHHGFRERNPDLEQLAVSRPPRPLRLLDRLGFLHYDARVLTTDECHELAADFGRSAAAAVDAGYDLIHLAGANMGIIHQFASPFYNRRDDEFGDPARFFETVIAEIRDRAGDVPVMTKVPAETGAPPGIARTLSADDCVRLCDRLADAGYDALVPVNGSVFWDMSVIRGAFPGRSWRDERFRAGYVDAFGSRPRAVLVAAANWAESLVYSREPAWNADLCRRVRERVDVPVLCEGGIRGRETIDALLGDACDAVGMARPFYAEPELPARLLREDAAADGVAVACEDCNNCVVPQATGEPGVCRTPAVLRRVGERRRDGEYERAGGADGGEIDRGTIDSESVDGGSVGDGTDADA is encoded by the coding sequence ATGCTCCAGGAGCGCCAGCATTCGTCCGTGCCGGCGCTCACCGAACCGCTCGATGTCGGGGGCGTTACGCTCCCGAACCGGCTCTACCGCGCGCCGCTGCTCGAACACGCGGGCAACGGGCCGGACGCGGTCGAGGCGCTGATCGACGACCTGGAACCGGCCGCAGAGGCAGGGGCCGGGCTCGTCTGCCAGGGCGCCACCATCGTCCGCGCGGCGGGCGGCTGTGCCGCGCCGGGGATGACCCGCGTCCACGACCCGGACTTCGTCGCCGACCTCGAACGCCTCACCGACGCGATCCACGATCACGGCGGCCGGATCGCGATCCAGCTCGAACACGGCGGCCTGCGCTCGATGGAGACGTGGCACCACGGCTTCCGCGAGCGCAACCCGGACCTCGAACAGCTCGCCGTCTCCCGCCCGCCACGCCCCCTCCGCCTGCTCGACCGCCTCGGCTTCCTCCACTACGACGCGCGCGTTCTCACGACCGACGAATGCCACGAACTGGCCGCGGACTTCGGTCGCTCGGCCGCGGCCGCCGTCGACGCCGGCTACGACCTGATCCACCTCGCGGGCGCGAACATGGGCATCATCCACCAGTTCGCCTCGCCCTTTTACAACCGTCGCGACGACGAGTTCGGCGATCCCGCGCGCTTCTTCGAGACGGTGATCGCGGAGATCCGCGACCGCGCCGGCGACGTGCCCGTCATGACGAAGGTGCCCGCCGAGACCGGAGCGCCGCCGGGGATCGCCCGGACGCTGTCGGCCGACGACTGCGTCCGCCTGTGCGATCGGCTCGCCGACGCCGGCTACGACGCGCTCGTGCCCGTCAACGGCTCGGTGTTCTGGGATATGAGCGTGATCCGGGGCGCGTTCCCCGGTCGCTCGTGGCGCGACGAGCGCTTCCGAGCGGGGTACGTCGACGCGTTCGGGTCGCGCCCGCGGGCGGTACTCGTCGCCGCCGCCAACTGGGCCGAGTCGCTGGTCTATTCGCGGGAACCGGCGTGGAACGCCGACCTCTGCCGCCGGGTCCGCGAGCGTGTCGACGTGCCGGTCCTCTGTGAGGGCGGGATCAGAGGCCGGGAGACGATCGACGCCCTGCTCGGCGATGCCTGCGACGCGGTCGGTATGGCCCGCCCGTTCTACGCGGAGCCCGAGTTGCCGGCGCGGCTGCTCCGCGAGGACGCGGCGGCGGACGGCGTCGCGGTCGCCTGCGAGGACTGCAACAACTGCGTCGTCCCGCAGGCGACCGGCGAGCCGGGGGTGTGCCGGACGCCGGCCGTGCTGCGGCGGGTCGGCGAGCGCCGGCGCGACGGCGAGTACGAGCGTGCCGGCGGTGCCGACGGCGGGGAGATCGACCGCGGGACCATCGACAGCGAGAGCGTCGACGGCGGGAGTGTCGGCGACGGGACCGACGCGGACGCCTGA
- a CDS encoding ABC transporter permease: MSRVGRVRAETLAATRSFLRRRTAVFFTFFFPLLLVLIFGVLVRTQPGGGGLFSRPDAYYLPGYLATVVLFTPLSRVGSEIARHRDGHRFEKLATTPLTRAEWLLAHTLVNVGVIGAASLLVFGLVVLVTGAAISVSANLLLLVPFVVVGVVLFCGVGAMLGRVSDTQDGVIAASNSVALPLLFLSDTFVSPELLPEWFLPVVNFSPLTYFSRGVRAVTFAVPDGAGLSGLGATANLAILAALALVAFAVGAVAVPRGE, encoded by the coding sequence ATGAGCCGCGTCGGGCGCGTCCGCGCGGAGACGCTGGCGGCGACGCGGTCGTTCCTCCGCCGCCGGACGGCGGTGTTCTTCACGTTCTTCTTCCCGCTGTTGCTCGTGCTCATCTTCGGCGTCCTCGTGCGCACCCAGCCGGGCGGGGGCGGGCTGTTCTCCCGGCCGGACGCGTACTACCTCCCGGGGTATCTCGCGACCGTGGTGCTGTTCACGCCGCTGTCGCGGGTCGGCTCGGAGATCGCCCGCCACCGCGACGGTCACCGCTTCGAGAAGCTGGCGACGACGCCGTTGACGCGCGCCGAGTGGCTGCTGGCGCACACGCTCGTCAACGTCGGCGTCATCGGCGCCGCCTCGCTGCTCGTGTTCGGGCTGGTCGTCCTCGTGACCGGCGCGGCGATCTCGGTGTCGGCGAACCTGCTTCTGCTCGTCCCGTTCGTCGTCGTCGGGGTCGTGCTGTTCTGCGGCGTCGGCGCGATGCTCGGGCGGGTGTCGGACACGCAGGACGGCGTCATCGCCGCCTCGAACTCCGTGGCGTTGCCGCTACTGTTCCTCTCGGACACGTTCGTCTCCCCCGAGTTGCTTCCGGAGTGGTTCCTCCCGGTCGTGAACTTCTCGCCGCTCACGTACTTCTCTCGGGGCGTCCGCGCGGTGACGTTCGCGGTGCCCGACGGCGCCGGACTGTCGGGACTGGGGGCGACGGCGAACCTCGCGATCCTCGCCGCGCTGGCCCTCGTCGCGTTCGCCGTCGGCGCGGTCGCGGTGCCGCGCGGGGAGTAG
- a CDS encoding DUF4349 domain-containing protein: protein MRRGSLATVCCVLLVVLAGCSGAGGGADAGGDGATGAEMQAEATGAPEATPGPEGDDAAGGDGAGANVNAQVSERQLIYEATVQLRVDDYDAARADLTAMARERGGYVGSSRTQVRGEGNETWTTGQLVLRVPSDNYSAAMEAINGTGEVRSVEQSTRDVTEQIVDLEARLESLRAERDRLRELYDRANDTEDVLAVQRELSDVQTEIERTQARLQSLERRVAYSTITVELHEPRPDYEPPERTAWHETPLTEAFLESVNGVIVLARGAVVLAAYALPYLLVLAVPVVGVALGYRSARGRFGD from the coding sequence ATGCGACGTGGCTCACTCGCGACGGTCTGTTGTGTCCTCCTCGTCGTCCTCGCCGGCTGTTCGGGCGCGGGCGGCGGCGCCGACGCCGGCGGCGACGGGGCGACGGGCGCGGAGATGCAGGCGGAGGCGACCGGCGCTCCCGAGGCGACGCCGGGACCGGAGGGTGACGATGCCGCCGGCGGCGACGGCGCCGGCGCGAACGTGAACGCGCAGGTATCCGAGCGCCAACTGATCTACGAGGCGACCGTGCAGCTCCGGGTGGACGACTACGACGCCGCCCGCGCGGACCTGACGGCGATGGCCCGCGAGCGCGGCGGCTACGTCGGGAGCTCGCGGACGCAGGTCCGCGGCGAGGGCAACGAGACGTGGACGACCGGGCAGCTCGTGCTCCGCGTCCCCTCGGACAACTACTCGGCCGCGATGGAGGCGATCAACGGGACCGGCGAGGTCCGATCGGTCGAGCAATCCACGCGGGACGTGACCGAACAGATCGTCGACCTGGAGGCGCGCTTGGAGAGTCTCCGTGCGGAGCGCGACCGCCTCCGCGAGCTGTACGACCGGGCGAACGACACCGAGGACGTGCTCGCGGTCCAGCGCGAGCTCTCGGACGTGCAAACGGAGATCGAGCGCACCCAGGCGCGACTCCAGAGCCTCGAACGGCGCGTCGCCTACTCGACGATCACCGTCGAACTCCACGAGCCGCGGCCGGACTACGAGCCGCCGGAGCGAACCGCGTGGCACGAGACGCCGCTGACCGAGGCGTTCCTGGAGTCCGTCAACGGCGTGATCGTCCTCGCGCGCGGCGCGGTCGTGCTCGCGGCGTACGCGCTGCCGTACCTGCTCGTGCTCGCGGTGCCGGTCGTCGGGGTCGCGCTCGGGTACCGGAGCGCGCGCGGCCGGTTCGGCGACTGA
- a CDS encoding S9 family peptidase — MTELPLSAFYDLTQVGEVAVSPTGDRVAFTTIEYDAEADEPVGSLFVAPADGSRAPHRLTRVSGASAPAWSPDGDRLAFLAARDEDAERRVGRDDGGDGDGDDGENGDDENGEDASAAGGNDDEEPTQQVWSFDLALGGDASQITDFEEGAEEFDWGPDGERLVVAARDPTDAEKAYLDGREEGEPIETERLQHKLDGVGYTDTVRTYLHVVDAETGEAERLDDAHGGGAYQELSGLQPDWGATDRIAFTSCREDEPDDTLVRDVFTIAPDGTGLRKLTDSDLSANAPVWSPDGDRLAFLGGDPVNWCIPTQVYLYEDGEYASLTADLDRTVARGGAPVWADEGTLYCLFGDEARTRLMRVDADPVAGDAAAGAGGDADGGRAAERVFEAQGDGRAMAGFDLSADGERAGLVFSHPSDGQDVYALDSTDLDADEEDEAESLTRLSEVNADLVDEYAMPESRRIEWDSDGEAISGIVYHDPEVDLSDGDHPLVVAIHGGPISYDEPVFSFDHAALTSRGYVVLRPNYRGGSSYGREFAEALRGQWGTHEVTDIANGVADVVERGWVDEDRVFGYGFSYGGIAQGFLVTQEPDLFTAAAPEHGIYDLRSAYGTDDSHVWMENEYGLPWENPEGIDASSSITDIGNVETPLLVTAGQEDWRCPPSQSEQLYVAARKQGVDARLVLYEDEHHDIGTPDRAIHRLEELTAWYARHDPAVDDPDADDPHGRGNGE; from the coding sequence ATGACGGAGCTCCCGCTTTCCGCCTTCTACGACCTGACGCAGGTCGGCGAGGTCGCGGTCTCGCCGACGGGCGACCGGGTCGCCTTCACGACAATCGAGTACGACGCCGAGGCCGACGAGCCGGTCGGATCGCTGTTCGTCGCGCCCGCCGACGGGAGCCGCGCGCCCCACCGCCTCACCCGCGTGTCGGGCGCCTCCGCCCCCGCGTGGTCGCCCGACGGCGACCGGCTGGCCTTCCTCGCCGCCCGCGACGAGGACGCCGAGCGCCGGGTCGGCCGCGACGACGGGGGCGACGGGGACGGGGACGATGGCGAGAATGGCGACGACGAGAACGGTGAGGACGCCTCGGCCGCCGGCGGCAACGACGACGAGGAGCCGACCCAGCAGGTGTGGTCGTTCGACCTCGCGCTCGGCGGCGACGCGAGCCAGATCACCGACTTCGAGGAGGGCGCCGAGGAGTTCGACTGGGGGCCCGACGGGGAGCGACTCGTCGTCGCCGCACGCGACCCGACGGACGCCGAGAAGGCCTACCTCGACGGCCGCGAGGAGGGCGAGCCGATCGAGACCGAGCGCCTCCAGCACAAGCTCGACGGCGTCGGCTACACCGACACCGTCCGAACCTACCTCCACGTCGTCGACGCCGAGACGGGCGAGGCCGAGCGTCTCGACGACGCCCACGGCGGCGGCGCCTACCAGGAACTGTCGGGCCTCCAGCCCGACTGGGGCGCGACCGACCGCATCGCGTTCACCTCCTGTCGCGAGGACGAACCCGACGACACGCTCGTTCGCGACGTGTTCACGATCGCGCCCGACGGCACCGGGCTCCGGAAGCTGACCGATTCGGACCTCTCGGCGAACGCGCCCGTCTGGTCGCCCGACGGCGACCGTCTCGCGTTCCTCGGCGGCGACCCCGTGAACTGGTGCATCCCGACGCAGGTGTACCTGTACGAGGACGGCGAGTACGCGTCGCTGACGGCGGATCTGGACCGGACGGTCGCCCGGGGCGGCGCGCCGGTCTGGGCCGACGAGGGGACGCTCTACTGCCTGTTCGGTGACGAGGCCCGAACGCGGCTGATGCGCGTCGACGCCGATCCCGTCGCCGGTGACGCAGCGGCCGGCGCCGGCGGCGACGCCGACGGCGGCCGCGCCGCCGAGCGCGTCTTCGAGGCGCAGGGCGACGGCCGCGCGATGGCCGGCTTCGACCTCTCGGCGGACGGCGAGCGCGCCGGCCTCGTCTTCTCGCACCCGAGCGACGGACAGGACGTGTACGCCCTCGATTCGACCGACCTCGACGCCGACGAGGAGGACGAAGCCGAGTCGCTGACGCGGCTCTCCGAGGTCAACGCCGACCTCGTCGACGAGTACGCGATGCCCGAGTCGAGGCGGATCGAGTGGGACAGCGACGGCGAGGCCATCTCGGGGATCGTGTATCACGACCCCGAGGTGGACCTCTCGGACGGCGACCACCCGCTCGTCGTCGCCATCCACGGCGGCCCGATCAGCTACGACGAACCCGTCTTCAGCTTCGACCACGCCGCCCTGACGAGCCGCGGCTACGTCGTCCTCCGGCCGAACTACCGCGGCGGCTCCTCCTACGGCCGGGAGTTCGCCGAGGCGCTGCGCGGCCAGTGGGGCACCCACGAGGTGACCGACATCGCCAACGGCGTCGCCGACGTAGTTGAGCGCGGCTGGGTCGACGAGGACCGCGTGTTCGGCTACGGCTTCTCCTACGGGGGCATCGCGCAGGGGTTCCTGGTCACGCAGGAGCCGGACCTCTTCACCGCCGCCGCGCCCGAACACGGTATCTACGACCTGCGCTCGGCGTACGGCACCGACGACTCGCACGTCTGGATGGAGAACGAGTACGGCCTCCCGTGGGAGAACCCGGAGGGCATCGACGCGTCGTCGTCGATCACGGACATCGGCAACGTCGAGACCCCCCTCCTGGTCACCGCCGGGCAGGAGGACTGGCGGTGTCCCCCGAGCCAGAGCGAACAGCTGTACGTCGCCGCGAGGAAGCAGGGCGTCGACGCGCGCCTGGTCCTCTACGAGGACGAGCACCACGACATCGGCACGCCCGACCGCGCGATCCACCGGCTGGAGGAGCTGACCGCGTGGTACGCCCGTCACGACCCCGCCGTCGACGACCCCGACGCGGACGACCCGCACGGTCGCGGGAACGGGGAGTAG
- a CDS encoding class I SAM-dependent methyltransferase, with protein MTDEPSPPPDPHTQRATVRDGYDAMAATYRDERGDDGDGTEAPERPLVDSFLADLSAGDRLLDAGCGQGTPVLNRLPAGVEGVGVDLSASMLDLARERTDAALVRGDLTRLPVASNVADAATALHSVIHVPVSEHPAVFGEFARVLRPGGRLYLTAATDEDGWAGANEDWLGSGETMAWSFPGLDETHAQLREAGFRVTDERVLGDTVADDDGGSWTHLFARLRAD; from the coding sequence ATGACCGACGAGCCCTCCCCGCCGCCGGACCCGCACACACAGCGCGCGACGGTACGCGACGGATACGACGCGATGGCGGCGACGTATCGCGACGAGCGCGGCGACGACGGCGACGGCACCGAGGCCCCGGAGCGTCCGCTCGTCGACTCGTTCCTCGCCGACCTCTCGGCGGGCGACCGGCTCCTCGACGCCGGGTGCGGGCAGGGGACGCCGGTGTTGAACCGTCTTCCCGCCGGCGTGGAGGGCGTCGGCGTTGACCTCTCTGCGTCGATGCTCGATCTCGCCCGCGAGCGGACCGACGCCGCCCTCGTCCGTGGGGATCTCACGCGGCTCCCGGTCGCGTCGAACGTCGCGGACGCGGCGACGGCGCTTCACTCCGTGATCCACGTGCCGGTGTCCGAGCACCCGGCCGTGTTCGGGGAGTTCGCCCGGGTGCTCCGGCCCGGCGGCCGGCTCTACCTCACGGCGGCGACCGACGAGGACGGGTGGGCGGGCGCGAACGAGGACTGGCTCGGCTCGGGGGAGACGATGGCCTGGTCGTTCCCGGGGCTCGACGAGACGCACGCGCAGCTCCGGGAGGCCGGGTTCCGTGTGACCGACGAGCGCGTCCTCGGCGACACCGTCGCGGACGACGACGGCGGGTCGTGGACGCACCTGTTCGCGCGGCTCCGTGCCGACTGA